From Dehalococcoidales bacterium, a single genomic window includes:
- a CDS encoding IS3 family transposase gives YIEVFYNRQRRQARLGFLSPVVYEQRYYAGLLAA, from the coding sequence AGTATATCGAGGTCTTCTACAACCGGCAGCGCCGGCAGGCAAGACTCGGGTTCCTGTCACCGGTGGTCTACGAGCAAAGATACTATGCAGGACTGCTGGCGGCATGA